The nucleotide window TTGAACCCAAGATGTTATCTCGGTTTATATCTCGGTTCTCCCTTCGTTGAAAGGGTAAAATAGTCAAAGCACCTAACTATACACAATAATCTTCAACGCAATTATTATCTTCTTTCTTCCTCACAAGGGCCACAGAAAACTCTGCAACTCATAAAGTCATAAGTCAACCTTTCTGTGTGTATTCATATATTTGGCGGGAAAATAACTATCAACCCGTTCTTCCTGATCGATATATAAAGTGAAACAGAGGTAGTGGGTGTGAGAAAAGTTTTAACGGAGAACGCACTCAAGGTGTTCGACGAAATTCCGTATAAAGACTATATAAGATGCCGCCACCAGAACCGATTCGATTCTTGAGAAACAGCGTGATCGTAGCTCTTGGCGGGTTTGTGACCATAAACGTGGTGTCCGCGGCAGCCTTGAGCGCATTTCGACTAGCTACAGAAGAAAAACGGAAGAAGAGCGGGTTGGCTTGTGAAGCGTGTCGTGGGAAAGGGTTTTACATATGCAAAGTATGCAAAGGAGACGCAACTATAAAATGGTCGCCGTTGTATGATCCTGTTTGTATCAATCCATGTCTTTGCCCTACTTGCGATGGTCACAGGTATCAAATCTCTGATTTAGAAGTAAGAACAATATCTAATTGGTTTctcttcaaaaacaaaaaaaaagaagaggatGGTATCTGATTGTGACAGAACTGAAACTctggtttgtttctttttgggTATTGCAGGGTACAAAGATGTCTCAACTGCTTAGGAAAAGGATACTGGTGACTCTTTTGAATCACTTAGGAAGCATGGGACCATTTCAACACTCTCGGACCGGTTTAGAGGAAGACAAAATCTTTAGTCTTTTAGTTCAATACGCAAGGGCTGTGCATTATCATTAGAAGTGTACAGTTAAGGTTCTGATTCAAAAGATGTTCCAGAGTTTTTAATAGTCACAGCCTCCGCAGGTACAGATCTGTAACTAGTTCTTTGATGATATTATGGGTTAGTTTTTTTACAAAACGATAATGAATACAGATTTGTAAAAAACATGTTCCGCAAATTTTGGATCTTTGATGTTGAGAGAAACAAAATGGGCTTAAGACATAATACGTCAATAGTCAATTTGACAAGACAACACACAACGGTTTCAAGCCGCTAATGAATGTAACATTTGTAAGAGAACATAATGATCATACATCTTGACATATCTTTATCTACAAACAATGCTCTTTTGGAACCAAATTCATGAATTGAACAACGACACCAACACTCCAATGCTTCCATGGTGAGAGAAGGGTATGTGCCGCATATATGGATAGTAACTGAATAACAAATGCGATTTCAGAGATAcctgtaagaagaagaagaatagctAAGCTTCTCACATTCAAGTGTTCAAAGTCAACCACGAGCTTTGCCGTTTCCAAGAGTAAGCTCCAGATCCTCCATACCAACATCATGTATCATCTCTCCTTCCCACGGCTTCACTTGTCTATTCTCAAATTTAAACTCAGAGCTTTGACCAATCTCTTGTAACGCAACATTTGGAGACATCATCTGAGCCGCGGGAGGAGGTTTCACAAGATTGAAGGTAGGAGATGTTGGCACCATAGATCCAGAGAATGGCTGCTGTTGTGCAAACTTCTGAAAGCTTATCCAATGACCAGAGTCAACAGTGGATGCGTCAGACTCATCACACTCAGGTATAGTCGCCGGAGCATGAAACTGGCGATGAGTGGGACTAGCAGGCGCAGAAACCGCATAGAAAGGATAGTTAAAAGACGCCATTGATTGTTTAGCGTTGGCCATTGACTGCTTAGCAATAGACTCCCAGTTGGGTAAAGGTTTAGGGTTCTTGGAAGTCGGAGACGAGAGCGGTGGAGTGACGGGACAGCTGTTTGAGATTCTGAGAGAAGGAAGAGAGGAAGGGATGCCTCCGTTTCCGAGGAAGGGGAAGAAGGTGGAGCTGTTGTTGTTTGGTTCACCACGAGAAGGACTGGGGAAAGATGAGGAAGAAGGGCTGACTTGGTAAGAAGGGATGGGACTTTGAAAGGCTGAAGAAAGAGGGCTTTGGTTTTGTGATGAGTAATGATGATACGATGTTCCAGCTATCTCCCCAGGTAGAGGCTTGCATCCCTGTTGCtcaaatgaaaacaaacaaaggTGACAATGTCAGAACTAAATCAGCGGTAAGGAAACAAATGCAAGAGACTTTGGATCAAGTAAGACGACCACAGAACTAAATCACAGCTGTAATTTGGAGCTTTTGTCCTAACGACCATTACAGAACTAAATCACAGCTGTAAAGGAAACAAATGCAAAGACTTTGGATTCAAGTAAAGATTTTAAGCATGCTAATAGCTCAAGAAGACACCGATTTACAATTAGATTAAGAtttgaatcaataaaaaaactaaGACAAAAGAAGCTGAGGTTCCGacatgtttttaataactttggTCCTAACGACCATTAAGCTCCTTACAAAACACACATATCACTCTGAGATTAGCAATAAAAATGCTAAATTTAACTTTTTAGAACATTAGATCCGTTTAAAGACATGATTTTTAATCTAAAGAAAGCTCCAAGCTAAGTGTTGTGATCGAATCAGATTCAAGCCCTCAATTGAAAGTCATTAGATTTACACTATCTATACAGAGATAAgctcagatctgaaaattagATTGGGGATTGACCTTGCGATAAGTGGTGCCGTCTTCTTCAACAACCCAACCAGCTTCAGAACAGAGAGCCTTGAGGACCTCATTGTTATCGCAATGTTTTGGAAGATTGTAACCACCTTGAGCTCTTAGCCCTGTGTATATCTTCGCTGCTACGGCTcttctcctcctctctctcctcCGATTGTTCTCCCTCTCCCTCCACGACGGTTTCCTCCTCGCTGCCGCAGCTGCTGCAGCCGCTGCTGATGTCGACGTAGCTCCATCTGACGTCATCTTTCGAGCTTGGATGGGTGTGAGGGTGAAGATTGTGTGAACGTAGactggagaagaagaaggtagTAGTGCTCACGAGGAATACGCTTTTTTCTTCGCTGGAATCGAGGAAGAAGAATCTCTCTTtcctttgaacaaaaaaaaaaaaaaaaaaaaaaaaaaaaaaaaaaaaaaaaagaatctctctttccttctcgaaattaattatattaaaaaggaaGTATAGTTGGGTTTGATTTTGGGTCGGGCTCTTCGCATTAACATTAACaatcagttttattttttataatcgATCGTCCACCTGGCCTTTACATATTTTAAGGGTGAGATTTGCTAGGGTGTACATAGCTAGATGTGGGGTTGagtgtatattttatttattaagaatatcaattttatatattttatgttgtaggtgttatattttatttatcaaggatatcaattttatatattttatgttttacgtGTTATCGCGGATATAGTTTTCTTGcgaatatttattagtttatatattttgttaatttaaaaatcaacatagtaaattattttatttatatatgacaaaggtttttattaaatatatattttttattattgtgtctaaaatatgtaattaatattacatatataattaatatttaattataaattattttctattttattgtataaaatattatttaaagataacAACAGAACAGTAGATATAAATACAGTAGAGATCTTGCGCTCGGTGTCACTACGTAGCAACTGAGCTATATCAATTCCGTCTAGTTGATTTAGGGATGACGATGTTGGCCGGATACGGCGAGGATGAAAGTTGGATCTCACACAATGAGATCATAGAGAGTTATCTCCGGCCAAAGATTGAAGGAAAAGCAGTGGCGATTCCGGGGTTGGTTGTGGAACTGGGGGAGGAATTGTACACTCGAGAGCCATGGCTGCTTCCGCAGAGAGCACATCCCGTCCTTAACCCTCGAGAGTGGTTCTACTTTGGGAGAAAGAAACCAAATGATCGCATCTTTGAAGGAGTTGATCACGAAGGGGCGTGGGTTGTCCTTAGCGGTCGCTGCCCGATCCGATCCGATCCGAGGAGACTGGTGAAATAGTTGGGGCAACGATGAGATTCAGATATGGCTTCAGGAACAAGGGTGAGAGTACAAGCCTGAGGTGGAGTAATTGGTTCATGAGAGAGTATCGTCTCTTTAACCACGTTAGGCAAACCACGAGCAAGCAAGTTTTTTGCAAGATTACTGAAAACCTATGCTAGACAGCTTCCTCcctccttttgtttttttttattaaagacaCAAGTCAAATGCAGTATGTGAGTTTCATTAGAACAGTATGTAatgcaattatttatttttaaagatatgTCACAATACAAATCACAGCTTATAGTGTAACAACTGATCAATACTTAGGAAAATCTTTAAAAAGTGGAAGAAGATATTCATCTTCCCGTGTACAGCAAGCAAAAGATAGATAAAAACCCTAGCTATCCGATCTATTTAAAACCGGAGCTCTGGTCAATTTTAATCAGGGGCAGAAAGTGATCACATAGTTAGCTCCAGCACAAGTGAAG belongs to Brassica rapa cultivar Chiifu-401-42 chromosome A07, CAAS_Brap_v3.01, whole genome shotgun sequence and includes:
- the LOC103830669 gene encoding protein BRASSINAZOLE-RESISTANT 1, giving the protein MTSDGATSTSAAAAAAAAARRKPSWRERENNRRRERRRRAVAAKIYTGLRAQGGYNLPKHCDNNEVLKALCSEAGWVVEEDGTTYRKGCKPLPGEIAGTSYHHYSSQNQSPLSSAFQSPIPSYQVSPSSSSFPSPSRGEPNNNSSTFFPFLGNGGIPSSLPSLRISNSCPVTPPLSSPTSKNPKPLPNWESIAKQSMANAKQSMASFNYPFYAVSAPASPTHRQFHAPATIPECDESDASTVDSGHWISFQKFAQQQPFSGSMVPTSPTFNLVKPPPAAQMMSPNVALQEIGQSSEFKFENRQVKPWEGEMIHDVGMEDLELTLGNGKARG
- the LOC103830670 gene encoding LOW QUALITY PROTEIN: NAC domain-containing protein JA2 (The sequence of the model RefSeq protein was modified relative to this genomic sequence to represent the inferred CDS: deleted 2 bases in 1 codon), whose amino-acid sequence is MTMLAGYGEDESWISHNEIIESYLRPKIEGKAVAIPGLVVELGEELYTREPWLLPQRAHPVLNPREWFYFGRKKPNDRIFEGVDHEGAWVVLSGRCDPIRSEETGEIVGATMRFRYGFRNKGESTSLRWSNWFMREYRLFNHVRQTTSKQVFCKITENLC
- the LOC108869147 gene encoding protein BUNDLE SHEATH DEFECTIVE 2, chloroplastic, with product MPPPEPIRFLRNSVIVALGGFVTINVVSAAALSAFRLATEEKRKKSGLACEACRGKGFYICKVCKGDATIKWSPLYDPVCINPCLCPTCDGHRVQRCLNCLGKGYW